Genomic window (Scleropages formosus chromosome 16, fSclFor1.1, whole genome shotgun sequence):
ATATCGCCTCACTTGGTGTTTACACAGGACGAGTATAACTGTTCCATTCTGATACGCCTTTTATTTCCAGTCTCTGGTTAGCCTACATATTATAAACTCAATGAGGGACAGATGTGTTATTAACGGTAGATGGAGAAGCCAGAGGGACTGGAAAGAAATATTTCTCCACTAGTCTTATTTGAAACTAATTTTTCCTTTAAGTTTTACGTTAATTCTGAAGATGACTTTGCCGACATggtttacagtatttattaccCTTTCTAACAATATTAACCTGTTTCTTGTAGCTCATAACCTGAGCTGGAAAGTCCAGGTTTGAGTGCGTGCAGTTTTCCATCGAAACTGACCCCGAACGGCACAGGTTAATGAACACGGTAAATGTGGGGCAAATAAACAGCTCCAGTATCAACACATAGCTTGCATGGTGAGTCAAAATCACGTCGTTTGCAGGAATCGATGCCCTAGTTCCAACTCGCTCACCCAGAGACCGGCACCAGACGGGTGGTTACACAGGTGTGTTTTCACACATGCTTGTAATTTCTTCAGTTATACTTCGGAAAAGGGCACAGATTTTAATCTCCCATCAAAGCCCACTTGCTTGTGCTTCAGAGTTTGTGAATTGATGTTGAGCTCTACAAACCATTTGGGGGGACGATAAGCGAACAGACGTGCGGAGCCTTGCTCCTCTTGCAGCGCAGAGCTCTTTCCTTGGCCAACAGCCCAGAAACACGTGTacagttcaattaatttttatgtgcaATGTTTCTGTCACCATCTCAGTGGAAAATTCACGAGTAAGCTCTGTGTTACCCTTGGACATAGGTGGGCTTTAGTCATTGCAAATTAAATCAAGAGGCAACACTTTGAACATACAGTCAGTTGACTTATccaacaaataaaattaagctGCAATAGAAATTAACGCATGCATATCAAATTGGAATCTACTGGAGAACACTCGTGAACTGCCCCTGTTTATCAAGTGTAATTTTCTAAATGAGCCTTATCAAAGAAGGGGGTCTTAGGGGAACCAATGCACTCAAAACTGATGTTATATGGAACTTAACGGTCTCTGCATGGAGATAGGAGCCTTTGCGTTTTTTCCCCAACTGCAAAGATACCCTCCTTGCACAaatttgcagaattttttgtctttcaggGGTTAGTTCTTGTGTAGTGACCTCATGGTCCATCTTCCTGCCCTCTGCAGTGTGTCCTCCACACAGTCTGTGCTCAGCTTAACCCAGAGGCCACGGTCATGGGAAGGACTGTCGCATGAGGAATGAGCACGTTAGATGCACGATCTTATTATAATTAGGTTTATAATTGCAAAAACCTGGGTAATAACACCTAAACCTACTACTTATCCAAAaggaatacatttatatttcaattaAAGTTTTGTCTATgtgtaaatagaaaaatttCAGGTGTTGGCAGGCATGTTACGCTATGTGAACCGCTGCTGACAGCACAGTCTCCTTCTATGAAATTTGTCGAGGTACAATTGCACTCCCATCAATATTTTCTGCACGTTTAGTTGCATAGTAATTGACGGTGACGTGTAAGCATGCCTGTAAAGAAATGAACTACATTTCTAACATATGTAAAGAAATTGTGAGCATGGAACAATTATTACAGGAGCTCCATGATATATTATGGTATATTTATTTCAGCTGTCTGTGTTTAACAATACTTTTTCAAAAGAATTCTCAAAAGATTCTCAGTTCTCAAAGAtttgtgaatgaaaaaaaaagttcctgcTCTTTTTAGAAAAGGCACACTTGGTACTGACTTATTAAAGGTTTTGTGTTAGTGTTGggtttgaaaaaatgtgacagTGAGTATTGTCAAAGCAACATCATtgagaataaattttaaaactgcatttaatcCTTGAAATCATTAATTCATCTGCTGTCAGATTTCCAGGATGATACATTAGTTCTTTTATCTAACATTATGATATTatgacataataataacaaatatttcAATTAGTCATTAACTGAAAAACTAGATACAGCATGACTTCTTTTGTGGTCAATCATTTGTTTTATGCTGATATTGTTTACATAGAACAAATACATGACCCACCATGTGCTTTAGAAAGACAATGATAAcaaatgaacaatttaaaatgaagccATAGTGTAACAGAGAAGACCAGGTACAATTTACCCGTCATTTTGTGGCAGTCGATTATCATCTACTGTATCAATTATTTACAGTTCCCACTTTATGAACTTtgaataaaaattgttttaataacatcctttaactaaaaatacattatatatatatatacattacatataatgtatatacattacttttattatgcCTGTTAGTTACCTTCCCCTTCGGACATAAGTCTGCATAATCAGACAGAACAGACACCTAAAGCACCATATAGGGAAACAAGGTATGTGTGGAAAGACTGCATTTTCAGTCTGGGATTATTTCtgatatgttttaaaacaagTCAGAGTGGAAGAAAGTCACAGCGTGGCCATTATTTCTATATCGGTGAAAGAAACATCAAAAAGTGTGTCTGTTCTCCTTTGGAGAAATACTACGACAAGAAAAAGATTTTGACAAAGTTTTCAAAACAGCTATGCCACTATAATTCCCTTTCCGAAAGTGtgagcaataataaaaataccgAATCTGTGCATCCAGTGTGTATGAAAatggtgaataaataaaaatagctgtTTGACTGCACACTGTTCAGTGGTGGAAGCTGCAACACCCTGCACTGAACTCTTCAAGCATAATGCAGAGCGAGAACCCTTCTGAGATTTCCACAGCACATCCTTCACTGTAAATTTGTAGAATTTCTTCTGCACGTTTTCATTCGCTCAGTAGAAAGTGAACAGAAAGTCCCAGGAACCGATGGTGTGAGAAAGCGGGAGCTCAGAAGCCTACGTACCACCTGAGCATCATGGTAATAAAAGCAGTCAATAGAGTTTCGTCCTCAGCTGAAAGGAAGTGGAACCACTGAATTAAGaacaaaatgtatgtaaaacaaTGCACTTAAAATGGAAGTAGAAGAGTTAGACTATCTTGCATTGGTTGATGTCAAAGAACTTTCGACGGGTCTGCTTCTTGGCCTGGTTTACCGCAGTCCGGACGGCGTTTTCAAACACCTGCTGGATGCCTCTGTTGCTCAGTGCGGAGCACTCCATGTAGCCTTTGGCCCGAATGTCGTGAGCCAGCCGCTTGCCCTCCGAGGACGTGATGCAGTTGGCTCGGACCGAACCCATTTCACGCTGGTCGGTCTGCGTGGCCACCACCAGCACGGGCACGTGGGGCAGGTGGGCTCGCACCTCGGCGATCCACTTGTTGCGGACACTGGCGAACGAGCTGATGTTGGCCACCGAATAGCAGAGCAGCACTATGTCGGCCTGCTGGTAGGACATGGGGCGAATCTGACGAAAGGTGTCATTGCCTGCCGTGTCCCACAGGCCCAAGCTGATGGGCACGCCATCCATGAAGACCTCCACGCCGGTGTTCTCGTACACTGTGGGCTTGTAGCTGTCTGGGAACGTCTCTGAGGTGAAACGCACAAGAAGAGCGGTCTTGCCCACCGCCGAGTCACCCACCAGCACGCATTTAACGGAGACCTCCGACATGCCATTCATCTCGGCCTGCGGCCCCTTCGCTCCTTCTCTGCAGTCACGTTAGGTCGCTGTCGGCTCACAGGGACAGAGGAGAGCCCATAAGCAGTGTGAGGTGGTCGATTTGGATGCTGCGAATGTTTCTGTCGAGCAGCACACTTTGTTCCTTCAATCTGCGTGGAGAAGTGTCACAGCCCTAGATTCCCATGAGGCCACTGAAAGGCGCAATAACCTTAACCTACGGTGCGCCACTTAACCTGGGTCTCAAGAAGCCATTCTGTCTCCAGGGCTTGTTCCCTGGGACATCTAGAGAGAgaacagacagaaaaaacaagcaatgtaaaacacagtgaaaacagtaCATATATACAACATATAAATAATTCTTACATAAACTTAggcaggggcagcaggcagcacagcggtcagagccatcaccttgtCATTAAAGGACATGGGTTgcaatcccactcctgctgtaatacctttgagcaaggtaggTTTATCCTGacttgaaaaagtaaaaatgaccctgctatTTAAATAgctaaatcattgcaagtagtcTAGAACAGAAACATAATGTTGTATTTGCCATGAAGAAAGGCAACATTTTAACAAGTAAACGTAGATGTCAGTagcaaacaaaaggaaaaagcagaagTTATCTGCATAAAAAGTACATCGTGTATAGTGTTAAGAGACaagtctttgttttgtttagcaCATTTCAGGATAACAAAATTCACAATATGCATGCTGTAAAATATCCATATTAAGCAGctattaaatacaaaaagtcTATTCATAGCATCGATATATACTTATGGTATGTGATAATCCGTAATGAGTTCCGTATTTCAGGGTTGAAGCGAAGCCAGAAGAATCGGGT
Coding sequences:
- the rhoh gene encoding rho-related GTP-binding protein RhoH; the encoded protein is MNGMSEVSVKCVLVGDSAVGKTALLVRFTSETFPDSYKPTVYENTGVEVFMDGVPISLGLWDTAGNDTFRQIRPMSYQQADIVLLCYSVANISSFASVRNKWIAEVRAHLPHVPVLVVATQTDQREMGSVRANCITSSEGKRLAHDIRAKGYMECSALSNRGIQQVFENAVRTAVNQAKKQTRRKFFDINQCKIV